GATAGGTTTGTCTGATGTTCCCTCACGATTTGGTTCAGGTCTGCCTCTTAGCAGGATTAGCAGAGAAGTGATGCTAAATACTTAGTGAACCACATCAAAAGACACGTGCTGTTGGTGACCATCACTACAGGAAACAGAAGCTGGGGTCACTTTGTGAAGACGATGCCTGCCAGAGGACTCTCCACTGTAAAAACTGCTGTTATTCTTCTAAATTAATCTCCacaaatttttcattaaacataGGGATAGACTGAAGACTTGCATTCATGCAAGAACTCCAAACTTTTCTATACCACACTTCATTCCCCTGGAAGCTGCTGAAAAATATAATCCACTAGGGCAAGGGACTGGCCTCTGAAGGAAAAGCACCTGAGAAGCTGGGGAAGGGAAAGCACCTCAAGGGAGACACCGAAGGACTCTTCGAGATGACCTCTGGGCAGCAGCCCAGGGAGCAGCTCCTCTGGATCAGAGCAGGTCAGAGGCTCCCCATGGGGCTCCTGCAAGACCCAAGTACTAGAAGGCCAGGTGTGTGTGAATGAATTAAGGGAGTGTCCAGACAATTTTGGATATAGTTTAGGAATAATATAAacacaaggaaggaaagaaggggagaaagaaaaggaagaccagGAGAGTGGTTGCTTCTTGGAAACTAGCaatgatgggaatgcaagctggtgcagccactctgaaaaacagcatggaggttcctcaaaaggttgaaaatagagctaccctatgacccaacaatcgcactactgggtatttaccctaaagatacaaatgtagtgatctgaagaggcacgtGCGCctgaatgtttatatcagcaatgttcacaatagccaaactgtggaaagaacctagatgtccatcaacagatgaatggataaagaaaatgtggtatataggggtgcctgggtggctcagtgggttaagccgctgccttcagctcaggtcatgatcccagggtcctgggatcaagacccgaaacaggctctctgctcaacagggagcctgcttccctctctctctctctctgcctgcctctctgtctacttgtgatttctctctgtcaaataaataaataaaatcttaaaaaagaaaatgtggtaaataTACACACAGTGGCATATTAAGcagccacccccccaaaaaaaaagaagaagaaaaagaagaagaagaaatcttgcATGGAtggaaaataagtcagtcagagaaggacaattaccatataatctcactcatatgtggaatttaagaaacaagggagaggaccataggggaagagaggaaaaaatgaaacaagatgaaaccagagagggagacaaaccataagagagtcttaatcttaggaaacaaactgagagtgtctggaggggaggggaggagggggatggggaaactggggagggcatgtgttgcaatgagcactgagtattatgtaagactgatgagtcacagacctgtaccccctgaaacaaataacacattatatgttaatttaaaaaataaaaaataaacaaacaaaaaaagaaactagactcGTGCGTGAGGCGAACGGAGCCAGAGTTGGGGCCAGAGGCGGAACTCGGGATCTGACAAGATGGCCGGGCTGCCCCACAGGATTATCAAGGAAACCCAGCGTTTGCTGGCAGAACCAGTTCCTGGCATTAAAGCAGAACCAGATGAGAGCAACGCCCGTTATTTTCATGTGGTCATTGCTGGCCCTCAGGATTCCCCCTTTGAGGGAGGGACTTTTAAGCTTGAACTATTCCTACCAGAAGAATACCCGATGGCAGCCCCTAAAGTATGTTTCATGACCAAAATTTATCATCCTAAAGTAGACAAGTTGGGAAGAATATGTTTAGATATTTTGAAAGATAAGTGGTCCCCAGCACTGCAGATCTGCACAGTTCTACTATCGATCCAGGCTTTGTTAAATGCTCCCAATCCGGATGATCCATTAGCAAACGATGTAGCAGAGCAGTGGAAGACCAACAAGGCCCAAGCCATAGAAACAGCTAGAGCATGGACTAGGCTATATGCcatgaataatatttaaaatcgATCTGATCATCAAGTGTGCATCACTTATCCTGTTCTGCCAagacttcttccttttttgttcgCATTTAATGGACACAGTCTTAGAAACATTACAGAATAAAAGCCCAGACATCTTCAGTCCTTTGGTGATTAAATGCACATTAGCAAATCTATGTCTTGTCCTGATTCACTGTTGTAAAGCATGAGCAGAGGCTAGAAGTACCATCTGGATTAttgtgaaacatttattttttttttaaagattttatttatttatttgacacatagagatcacaagtaggcagagaggcaggcagagacagaggaggaagcaggctccccgctgagcagagagcccgatgcgggactcgatcccaggaccctgagatcatgacctgaaccgaaggcagtggcttaacccactgagccacccaggtgcccttgtgaaACATTTAAAAGCAGCGGCTCTTCTCTGCTTTTATTCATTTCCCCCATCATGGTTAAGCACTATGAATGAAGGTAGTTGTCAGGGTTAGCTGCAGGGGTTTGggtgtttttctttattacttttttgagggggagaggtagttttattttaattttatgggctcctttccccctttttatggTGATCTAATTGCATTGGTTAAAAGCAGCTAACCAGTTCTTTAGAATATGCTCTCTAGCCAAGTCTAACTTTATTTAGACACTGTAGATGGACAAGTTTGATTGTTTGAACCAAAATGGGAACATTAAACAAACATCACAGCCCTCACTAATAACATTGTGACTTTGCTGTCAAGTGTAGAATCCTTCCTTCAAGAAAAAGCTTGTGACCATTTTGTATGGCTTGTCTGGAAACTTCTGTAAATCTTAtgttttagtaaaatattttttgttattctaaaaaaaaaaaaaaaagaaagaaactagcaaTGATTACAGGAGTCATAGACCTGTTGTTTGTAATAAGCCTAGCAGAAAAATGGAAGGTTTATCTTCATGTGTATCTTTATTAGAAATGAAGGTTAAACATAAAGGACAAATACTGTCTCTCTGCTCCTTGTCACCGCATAGGAGAAATCCAAAGAGCCACAATTGCTAGTCTGATGGCACCGATATGCAGAGTGAAGGCCAGCCTTGAAGCCTAACCATAGGAAACGTGGATGGAGGCTGGGGGGTTCAAATTACAACAACTTTATAGGAGAGGAAGGTTATAGATTTTAACAAGAAGAAACCAGTTCTAAAAATTACACCCGTGTAATCAGTCCAACACTTTATTCGCTATTTTCACTCTGTTTTGTGCACAAACATGTTACTATCCAATGATTGGCTTCTCTGCCAAATGCCTTTTCCAGTCCAGCAATGAAGCCGTTCCCCATCTGAAGCTCTGCCACTCAGGAGGGAAGTTGCACTAATCTCAGAGACCTAGAGCTGAAGACTGTGGTACAATGGAGGTCACATGTGGCCGTTCCCTCATTGAAAAGGGTGGATCGAGGACTGGACTGTGGGCAGAGGCTTGAAGGTTTAGACGTGGCTTAAAATATCATTTCCTGATCATCTCTGAAGACAAAGAAATCACAATGGGAAAGATCAAAAATCTTATCTCCAAACTTAAACCTCCTACAAGTTTACAAGACAGAGGAGGAATCCTATTTTCCACAAATAATATTTTCCAACTTTAAAGGGTGCATACAAAGGGAGCCTTTTCTCCAAAAAAGGGGTAGGGTACCAACAACCGTGACTCAACAGCtcccaaaagagaaataaaactgaaaaatagttGCCAACTCCTCCAGtaaaggaaaaaatgcaaaatgaagtgacattttgttgattttgctgAATTAAATTAGCTAGGTTTTATTTCTGATGAACATTCTGAAGCTGGTGACGCCTTAGGGTATAAGCTCTGATGAAAGGTGTgagcatgggcgcctgggtggctcagtgggttaagccactgccttcgtctcgggctgtgatctcggggtcctgggatcgagtcccgcatcgggctctctgctcagcagggagcctgcttccctctctctctctgcctgcctctctgctacttgtgatctctctctgtcaaataaataaataaaatattaaaaaaaaaaaaagaaaggtgtgaGCATACCCCGCTGGGAATTATATGGAAGCATGAATCAAACTATTACATTTCTTCTTGTGTTTTAGAATTCTCTCCTAAagacataatctttttttttttaagattttatttatttgagagagagtgagagagagcaagccctgggggagaggggcagagggagagggagaagcaaactccccactgagcagggagcccaacatggggctccatccaaggaccctgggatcctgacctgagccaaaggcagaggcttaaccgactgagccacccaggtgcccaagacataatcttttttaagtaaaaagcTTTATCTGCCATCTCGTTCACCATATCATTACATACAATAGCAAAAAAGTGTAAATATCTTACCAACTCAACATTTACTGTATGTCCACTCTTGGAATGTGATACAAACTTAAAATGATATCTTAAAAGAGATTCTAATTAcctgtgttaaaaagaaaaccacaggcctgggacgcctgggtggctcagttggttaagcagctgccttcggctcaggtcatgatcccagcgtcctgggatcgagtcccacatcgggctccttgcttggcggggagcctgctcctccctctgcctctgcctgccattctgtctgcctgtgctcgctctctctccctctctctctctgacaaataaataaaatctttaaaaaaaaaaaaagaaaaccacaggcctaAAATATCATCACTTAGGTTAAGGCCCCAAGTCAGTCAatcaggacttcttttttttttttttttttttaagattttgtttatttatttgacagagagagagagattacaagtaggcagagaggccagcagagagggagggagaagcaggctctttgctgagcagagagcccaatgcaagaccccatcccaggactctgagatcatgacctgagctgaaggcagcgctCAAACTACTGTGTTGGGGACcacctgtggccaaggaagttcccaccattgcaagatggtgcctggccaggtgccaaaacagacctccacgtaaacaagtcaatatcagcggcagcccatgtgggggaggaaaagcagaccctggatagactaactaggggaagcctagcagcaggtctgtgattggatgtcttgagaatatctgtcttctgatagggtgccttactgcatataagcaagtgtagtatgagaatttaaaaaaagcaacattaacaagagaccaggctacgtgtGGTTCTTGCAGGTCGAGAGCGacactactgagccacccaggcgccccagaaaactCTGGCTTTCTAATCACTCCTACAGGTTTAGGAAGTCCTTAAGATCACCCTTAGTTTTAGTCATTTGCTTAGTCAGACTCACAAAACCCACCATGAGTGTTATACTAACCAGTACATTTATTACAGCAAGAGGACATGGATGAAACCTGTGACAGGAGGTCAGTGTGAGGAAGAACCAGGCCGGGAGAATTCATTGAGCCTTTCCACGTCGAATTGTGTAAACAGTGCTTAGCTCTCCCTGCAATGACTTTTACCAACCCGGGAGGTTCCCCCGAGCCTCAGGGTTTGGAGTTTTTACTCGGGTTGTTCACAAGACACAGATAACCGCCCTCCGTACTCACCCTTGGTCTCCAGCCCCTCCAGAGGTCAAGGTGATACTAGATGGCCCCAGAATCACATCATAAATGACATTGTTATCCTGGGTTCTGTGGCTTGGCACAAGGCCCCCAGCTATGCAAAGATAGGACTTTCAGGCAGAATACTGGAAGGGTTTAAAGTTTGCCTCCCAGGAGCCAGAAGCAGAGGGCTTTCTTCAGGCAAGCTTAGTTCTTTACTGCACATACACCAGCCTAGGAAcccctttcttttctcagatctcaCTACAACCACAGATCTCCTATAAAAGTTGACCCAAGCCTGCTAATCTGTTCCCCATTCTCTAGCCAAAATATAAACCTGCCTGTATCACCACCCTGCCCTTGTCAGGTTACACTTCCCATGGGAAGTCTTCTCCGACATTCCTGAATATTCAATTCTCCATGTTTATACTTGGAGGTGGTGACACTTAACCCAGGTggcatttcccatttctttgtacATTGTCACAATATACCTCACAGTAGGTCCTCACTAAACAGGTGTTGAATGTCTTTGTAGTTTAAACTGCTGCATTCCGGGGATGTGTTTTTTAGGCATTTAATGTTGGGTTAACTTAGTGTCTTTGACCTTCAGTCTGCTTATCAGCAAGTGGCAGATTACGGTGAGGACTAACCTAGATGCTAGATAAGAAGAAGGCCCTTGCTAGCTCTAATCTTCTCCCTATGGCCCCACCCCACACTACCGGTAAAGAACAGTGAGAGCCACGTTTCTCAAATTGGTCTTCAGAAAAGAATCTTCTGGGAAGCTTTGTCAAAAACAGAACCTTCCTTGCAGTTAGTAATAGATACTGGTATAACTACCTTCAAAACCTTTTTGGTGCAACCTGGTAAGTTGGATGTGGAcataccctatgactcagcaagtCTACTCCTAGGTGTTCAGCCAATGGAAACGGATACTCATGTCTACCAAAATACATGTACAAGAATTGTTGCagtaatattattaatttttttggtaatagtacttttttagatttatttattttatttttagagaggggcagggagaggcagagggagagggagaaaaaatccAAGCCGAGTacagagcctaacatgggactcaatcccaagaccttgagatcatgacctgagctgaaaccaagagtcaggtgcttccCGACGGAgacaccaggtgcccctgtaataaTATTACTCTTAATTGACAAGCagagaaacaacccaaatgtgtGTCTAGATAATGCACTACCATTCAGCAAGAAAAGTGAACTGCTAAACACAAAATCTATAAGAATTTCCCACACATAATGAGCATAGAAGCAAGAAGATAATGCGTAAATTTTCATTGAATCAAGGTCAAAATATGCTAAATTAATCTGTAGTATGAGAAGTTAGAACAGTTGGTTTTCTTTGGGAAGGAGTGTAGTGATTGAGAATAGCCACGGGGGGGGGGGTTTCTGGGGTCCAGAGATGGTATTTTTTAATAGGGGAATGGTTACAAGGAGAATGTTGTCTTTATGATACTTAAtcaaatgggtgcctgggtggttcagttaattGGCTGCCttgctgcctttgactcaggtcatgatcctggcgtcctgggattgagccccacgttgggctccctcatcagtggggagtctgcctctccctccctctctgcccctccccccactcatgggcacacacactctctctctctctctcaaataaaatctttaaaaagttatgactgcatttttaaaatacctgtttaatttattaaaaaggaaaaataaacatcacCTTTAAAAGGAGAGAGTAtcactcatttattccttttcttgatGTAATACTGGAATATACTTTCAAATGTAGAGtcacagaaaaaaatgtcatcagTATCTAGATCCataggtgttttgttgttgttgttcttgttgtttgtttctttaagatttatgtatttatttggcagagagagacgcacagagagaacacaagcagagggagggggagagggagaagcaggcttcctgctgagcaaggaacccaatgcagagctccatcccaggaccctgggatcatggcctgagccaaaggcagcagcttaaccgactgagtcacccaggtgccctccatagGTGTTTTGATACAGTTAAGAGAAAGGCAGTTTCTCTGAGAACAGGGAAAAGAGGCAATGTAACCAGATAAAGAAAGAGCAAATTGGTTCAACAACTTAGTAACTTTTGTTTTAGGGGCCcttaggtggttcagtcagcaaacagctgactcttgatttcagctcaggtcatgatctcaccgtcatgggactgagcccaaaGTAAGGCTCCAGGCTCACcccagagtctgcctgagagtctctccctccttctccctctgccgttccctccacgttctctctttctctaaaataataaataaatctgtaaaaagaacagttttgttttaaaacttggCAATGCCAAGTAAAACTGAACATTTGTGCACTTAGCAACCATCAGAGTTTGAAGTAGAAAAATGACATGATTTGATAAGCTTTTTGCAAAAGATCATTCTTGTAGCGTGTGGGACAGATGGTAAGAATGCAGAAATGGAAGTGAGGAGACCAACGGGAAGTTCGTGCAGTATTTTAAGCAACAAATTAGGTGGCTTGTACCAAAGACATAACAGTGGAAATGGTGTGTTTGTGTCCTGAATAATAATAGATGTGTTCTCTGAGCTTTTTGTTTCAATAGTGTATCTATTCTTAGGTCAATAATAAGACTTTATAAGCTGATATGAACTACAGGAAGTCTACCATCTGTCCCTGGTCTTTTTTGTTTAGAATTCTCTTGATGTTTCTTAGACAATTACTCTCCCACAGACACTGTAGTATCAGTTCATCGGAGTTCTTGGAAACTTTTGATTAGAAGCACATCAAATTTAAATATTCACTTGGGACTTCTGACCCTCTCGAGCTCAAGACTGCCATTTGTGGTGACCATGGCTAAGAGTGAACTcattctttgtttctcctttagGACAAGGACCTTTTGGCACTTCGGTGCAGCCACCATTCAACTCAAATTCCACCGCACAATTGTCTCAAAGGCCACCGTGGCTTCTGAGGATTAGGCTGGCttggggacgtctgggtggctcagtccatcaagtgtctatcttcagctcaggtcatgatctcaggatcctgggatcgagtcttgcatcgggctccctgctcagtggggagtctgcttctccctctgcctgccactccccactgcttgtgctctctctctttctctctctttccctgacaaataaacaaaatctttaaattaaaaaaaaaaaaaaaaagggcacctgggtggctcagtgggttaaagcctctgccttcagctcaggttgtgatcccagggtcctgggatcaagccctgcatcaggctctctgctcagcaggagtctgcttcctcctctctctctgcctgcctctctgcctacttgtgatctctgtctgtcaaataaataaataaaatcttaaaaaaaaaaaaaaagactctctagaaaagaaaaaaagatcaggcTGACTTGAAACCTAAGCAGCTATCTCATGGGCCTCCTCATCTGATCAATTCTAACCTCTGGCAAGCTCTTTCCACATACTCTTGGAGTTCCTTCAAGTACATGTACATCTATATATCTACCTATACCTACGTCTGTACCATTACCAACACCTGTACCTCATCAAACATGTATCTATATCCATCTCTCTCAGGATTTCTGGATGTAAAGGACAGTACACTTAAATGATACGTAACACCCCAACAATACCACAGGGCCCCTGGAGATGCCAAACAAGTCACTGGGAAGTGTCAATGCAGATATTCAGGGTCTTATCCTTGGGTAATAAAAATACTGTTGTGTCTGTGCTCTCTTATTTAACGTAATCCTCATGTCAACTCCTGTGAGTTAAATGCTCGTTTGCCTCATACCTTAGAGCTTAGAAAACTAAGTACAGAATGGGAAAGGTTCCAGAGTTATATTGCCAATAAGTGGTAGAGACAGTCTGGTGCCAGAATCCAGATCCTGAACCTCTGAGCTGTATCACCTATTACAAAGTGCTTCCAAAATGGGCTTGATCTGTTTCATTTCACTCTCTTCAGGTAACCTTCTCCAACACCTCTCAATCCCCAAAGTCGTGTTGGCTTCACTCAAATTTATCCTTGGAACTGTGCTTTTAGTCTACTCTGAGAATCACCTTAAAAATCAGTTTgttgcagccattatggaaaacagtacggacattcctcaaaaactaaaaccaaaactaTTGCATGGCCTGAAaaccccacttctgggtatttatttttaaacatttacatcAGGATCTCAAGGAGATAGTAGCATTCCTATGTTCATTACAGGATTGTTCGTAGTAGTACCCAAGATGTGGAAATAACTATCAGTGGATGGATGGGTACAGAAAACAtgtacacacagtggaatattattggacctttaaaaaggggggaggatTCTGCCATATTTGACAAcaggatgaaccttgaggatgtcagactaagtgaaataagccagtcgcAAAAGGACAAGTCCTACATGATTCCCTGTATAAGAAGTATCTAAAATAGGCAACCTCATAAAGGcggagagtagaatggtggttgctggggctggggggcgggagaATGTGCAGCTGCTCCTCAGTGGGTATAAAGCTTCAGCTATGCAAAATGAGTAAGtcctagagatctgctgtacaacgTCATAGCTATCAAAACAGTATTGTGCACCCAACAATTGGTTAAGGAGATAGACCTCATATCCAGTGTTCTTAGTACATTAAAGTAAAACTGTCATTTGTTCTGATCTCAAATTTTAAGACTTCTGcctttttacaaaattaaacCTACTTTTAACATAACAGTCCAGCAAGCATGCTCTTTGGTattttacccaaaggagttgaaaactgatgtccacacaaaaacctggacACACATGtctacagcagctttattcacagttGCTAATACTTGGAAgtaaccaagatatccttcagtgGGTACATAGGTAAATAAACTGTGAAATATCtggaaaatggaatattattcagtgctgaGAAGAAGTGAGCTATCGAGCTATGAAAAGACAggggaggggttcctgggtgtctcagtaggttaagtctctgccttcagctcaggtcatgatctcagggtcctaggatcaagccccacatcgggctctctgctgtgcttcctcctctctctctctgcctgcctctctgcctacttgtgatctctgtctgtcaa
The DNA window shown above is from Neovison vison isolate M4711 chromosome 11, ASM_NN_V1, whole genome shotgun sequence and carries:
- the LOC122919070 gene encoding ubiquitin-conjugating enzyme E2 N-like, whose product is MAGLPHRIIKETQRLLAEPVPGIKAEPDESNARYFHVVIAGPQDSPFEGGTFKLELFLPEEYPMAAPKVCFMTKIYHPKVDKLGRICLDILKDKWSPALQICTVLLSIQALLNAPNPDDPLANDVAEQWKTNKAQAIETARAWTRLYAMNNI